A window of Castanea sativa cultivar Marrone di Chiusa Pesio chromosome 8, ASM4071231v1 genomic DNA:
GAGACAATAAAATTTAACCATTGAAATTGTGACACGTGGAACGAAATCTGACGACCAATACGAAGTCACGCGTCCAAAGAACAACAGTAAATCCTTCAATGCTCTGGACAACCcttggacaagggggcaactgatggtgagctaaaaaaattgaactccaattcatccataagaggcgtcTAGAGCAAAAAAGGCATCCCACATAAGAAGGTCCTCCATAGAAGGACGACTTTCCATGGGAATGAGGGTCGTCCATCAGGAAGGCTCTTGGACAACCCCCTAACACATGGGACATGGTATTGTTCCAAGACATGAGGAAGATCTGGGTCCATTGCTACAACTTCTTATTaaatacttaacttccaatgacagTAATACAAAAAGGTATAACTCCCATGGTGATTGTGGAAGTTATTCTTGAACCCCTTGACCTCCTAAAATACAAGGGAAgatacaaatctaataaccgtttttgaggcgcactatataaacacccattcaaaccAGATAAAGGTATGTTTTTACAATTCCGAAAAAGTTGGAACTttagaacttgagagagaaactaactttggcattgaAGGGTTCTTGGCTGGTCCACCCTAGTCACCTTTGATCacatgttctttctttttcaggacTTCAAAACAGTCGCTAGCCCTTTGAAACCCGAAGCATCCAGTCtattgattttcttcgcatcatcaaatATATTTCACATTTTTGAAGAATCGCTACACCAAAATAAGTTTATTACATCAAGTGTTAATACACCAAAATATGtatatagtggtattagatAAAATACTGCATCTACAAGttaaaattgttgcaatagTTATTTAAAAGTGTTAAATTATTGCCTCAACAACAATCTCAACAATAATAAGTTGCAACAACTTATAATTTTCAACCAAAATAAGTCTTATAATTTTCAATAACTTTAAATGAAGAAATCGTTGCACTAAATCGaaatcaattatttttgcattttattgcaacaaaaatttcaaactaataGCTTATTGCAACAAAGTTATTATTGTAATTGTAAGGACCAGATTTAGTCCACAGCCCAAATGGAATGGACaatggcccaaagagcccaaagAGTGGACCTAATACTGAACGTTCAATGAGGTAGGTGATGGGCTAGTTAATGTTAGAATAAACAATTGGACAAAGAAAAAGGCTCCTTGGTCAGGTCCGAGGAAAgaatattcttatatatttcttctggACTTATACAAATATTCAATTTCTTTGTTACATAGTGctcttttcttctcttaatCTCTGATACCCCCTGTAAGAGGGTTTCTCCCTTTTAGATTCCCTTCCCTTCTTTCATCTCAGCACTCTACGTGTAGATTAGACTGTTAGCCctaatacttgtcccattagtaCCTTCTTGAAGCCTTTGTGGGTAACTGTAAGGctaaaagttactgttcaggtatcacctccacattaatgcggccaaaggATTAggtgcggtggtagcagctttttgtCCAGATATTTCTCATTTCTCTGGTGACTCACCTCTCACTAAAGCTTATCCTCCTAAGTATGATTGCTCACTGCCTAGGGTTTGATGGGTGGTCGGACTTCAGGCCTTTAATCTACCGTCCAAGAAGGGGTAGCTCCTCGGACAACATCACTTGTTCACTATGACTTGACATCTTCTTTGACTTAATAACCTATCTATCTTTGCCAACATTTATCTCTCCTCAGGCTATTTGACATCCTCGGTCGCAGCTCATGGCCCAATATCCTTATCTAGGCCCTTCGTCCCTACAATAATAATTTCAGATAAAGTTTTTTACAATCTATTGTAATGTCAAACACAAAATTGCAATGAAAATATCATTGTATGTAATAACCTGATatcaattatttataatctatTGGCTTCTTGCAATGACAAAATAAAGTATTTATATATTACAACAAAGAGATCATTACAATAACTTGatccaaattatttttgtcaattatttgCAATCTATTACAATAAAGATTCGTGAAATAATAGCAAATTACTACAAGATATTCGAAGTAGTAAAttatttattgcaacaaaaaaaaaaaaaaaaaaatatatatatatatatatatatatatatatatatatatatatatatatatcaatcatTGCAATATTTTAGGATCAGACATGTCTAGCGGAAAAACCTTCAACGAGGGTAAATAATAATCATCAACCAATGGCAATCTCAAGTTATTCttagataatattattaaatttatagaaATAACATAGGATTGAATAATGAGTATGAATTAAGGACCCACTATGGATCCCCAATTCTATGGTACTTAAATGAACCATAACTCCCTAAAATAAAGAGTAAAAACTCcaagcattataattattcaagtaaaaatataaagactaaGACAGTGTctctaaaattcaaataaaacttttactatagAGAATCGAAAGGATATGTGAAGTTGGATGATGAAGAATCATTTGGATTCCtaatgaaatttaatttctttgccGAAATATGAAATGATATTTGATGATCCCAAGACCATCTGCGCCCAAATACTCACTCATTCTTGAAATCATCAGGATATCCTTCTGTGAGGCGTCAAAAGTAAAGGTTATCATTGAATTCGGTCCAAGTGAAGGTCGTATAGACAAAGTGTCCAATAGTCTTCTGCATTTCTTGAGGTGTAGAAATCGTTGCTAGCAAAGAGGGAGCTCTAAAATAAATCACTGACATTCTAGGCTTGGATGAATTTGTTAGAGCCCTGTGTCGAACGCTCAAAAATCATCCATTTGTCAAAGCCTTCACAAATGAAATTACAATAACAAATATCAGTGCACAATTTTATTGGTTAGAAGAAGataattaaaaacatttatatgAGTACCAACTTGTAACATGTCACCCACATTAACCCAAAAAGCATTGGGCTCAGCTGGGATGAAGATCCACGCTTCTTTGTAATGAAATTTGGAGACCATCCACATCATTTGATGTAAGAAGGGTAAAGTGCTGCGAGTCAGAATGCTCTCCAAACCCAACCTCATCATTCTTAAGCGTGGGTGGATAGTAATTGAGCTTGAGGAGTGAGTCACTATCTTCTTCATTGATCAACCTGCTAAAAATTGATGTGTCTCAAAGGCATAGCCCCTCTGCTATTGAAACCAAAAGTTCATATACCAGACCCCTAACtacttcaatttatttatttataacacaATTGTTGTGTCAAAGATAAAAGACATCATATGTTAGCCAAGAAACATTATAAATGTAACTGGGTGGAACCAGCACTCcaagaaaaaatgtttattacaacaaaaaaatcattgcaATAATATTAAAGTCATTGGAATAGTTGATGCAGGGTGTTGCAATCAAGTTTGAGGTAATATGTTTGTGCAACAAAAACTTTTGATGTAATAAACAATTTACTGCTTCGATTATCTTGTAGTAATAAGTTATTACTTTATGAATCTTATTGTAATGAATTGcaaataattgacaaaaataatttggataaaattattgtaataataTCTTCATTGTAATAGATAAATACTTCATTTTATCATTGCAATagaacaataaattataaaaaaattgatatcagCTTATTACAATGACATCttgtcattgcaatagattGTTAAAAtctttatatcaaattattgaaataataaCTTCGTTGCATTAAGCTATTAGTTCgaaatttttgttacaatagattgcaaaaataattaatattaatatattgcaacaatttttccTAATGTATTAAAGTTTCTAttgtaattgaaaattataatttgctGCAACTTATAATTGTTGATGCAATAATTTAACACTCTTAAAGTTACTATTGCAATAATTTTAACTTGTAGATGCAATATTTTGTCTAATACCACTAtacatattttgttgtattaacaTTTGATGTAATAgacttattttgttataatagaTGTTTTTTAGATTCATGTTTTGGTCCTTAAGATAAAATCTCAATTCTATCCAATAAGAAAAGGGAATTCATCTATgaaaaatgctagagatacaaacttttttacaaaaaacttttatatacagctgatgtggtgagtggttattggtaGGGGGTGTGCGTGGGTCAAATTGGGCGAGTAAATGCCAATATTTCTATCCAATCTGCTACTAGCGGGTTGGAAAAATTCTAATCCATTACTGACCCACCAAAGTCTAAATCCGGTGGATTTGTTACAAATTTTGGTAGTTTCAACTCGACAGTTTAGGCAGGTTGACATTTTTAAATCCAGTGGATTGGTTACAAATTTTGGTAGTTTCAACTCGACGGGTTAGGCGGGTTGGATGGgttgacatttttcttttgataaactATAGAGTATATATACTTACATACAAGGATAACCAACATTAGTGACTAAACTAACTGTATTACAAActataagaaattaagaacaacTAAGAGTATTATAGAGCACAACAATAAAACTAACTCtactattataaactaaatGGCCTCTAGCTTTTCAATCTAATTTTACATGttgttttgtatttgtttgCTTCTTCCATGGATTGATTTGGGTTTATAAGTATAGCTAACTTTAAATGTAATaccataacattttttataatatataaaatggatcaaaagacaaaatattttgtagatttacaagaatatatggagcccaaataaaaaagacaaacaacatatactcaataaaaatatagatataaacatttgtatttacaaaaaaaaaaaaaaaaaacaattaccatTATTGTGGTTGTCTAGGAGAGTATGCAGTTGGTGGAAGGTGAAGAATTGAagggataaaaaaattataacaaaaattaaaaaaaaaaaaaacaagaagaagaaagagaggagGCTTCAATGTTGGCTGAAGGTGAAAGCTAAATGCAAAGTGTATATAGAATATAGCTGAAGTGAGTTTAGGGTTTCAATGTTGATTTTTAATATTCTGTTTAAGGAATTGTTATTGATTAGGTGAATTGATTAAgtttaaatacaaaatatatggctaaaatttttgaactaatatttttttttattattacccAACCCAATCTGCTATTTTGGGGATCTAACCTACCCAACTCAAACTGCCTAACTTAATGACTCGCATGGGACATGCGATTCAGTTGCGGATCGGATGGGTTGGTGGGTCAAGCAAATATTCTGCACACCCCTATTTATCAGTAAAggaaaaagtgatgttaatagtTGGCCTAAATGATAACAAATAAGAATTTAGTTACAACAtgagtttgtaaaaatgttgtaaaatagctTGTAACTGTAACATTATTCTTCATCTATTCTACTTAATTACAAGAACTTAATAATGAAATCTCACATTAAAAGGAGAGCACCATGTTAATTAATGTTATTCAAAACACTTAATATTTACTcatatttacaataaaaaaacaaagcaattaTACTACGAGATATGATTAAATgtgcaataaaaaatttcaaaaaacgaAAGAAGGTATATAGTTTGGGCAGTAAACGATCCTATTCTTGACCAAGGGACATCTTCCACGAAATAGTTTATTTATAACCCATCTTTGTTGTTCATACCATGCATGTGAACTATTTTGTTCATACCATGCATGTGAACTACGGAAAAATACATATATGTGCCCTTTAATAATCAGTACCCAAGAACTGTAATTGGTTCTAATTAATAtgaacaaataataaatatcCGTCGGGCTTTATCTAGTACAGGACTATTTACATGAAATCAACTCTACACAACAACGCAAAGATTCCacataattttctttcaaagaGAAACAGCATTGTAACTCGTACTTGGAGCCGAAAATATTGCCTCTAGATCCCACCATTTTTACGCTATATGTGTCAAATAATACACCAAGTAGGCTTGTGTGCAGAGTaaccttttaaattttgaagaaaaatatcaaCGGTCTCTATTTTGCACAATAATGGGCAGAGGCACCTCACATGTGAGAACCAGCTAACCACTGCCCCCCACACCCTTCTAAATAAGTGTGTTCTTTTACAGTTTATAATGGAGCACCGTACAACAGTCATGGATCTCAAAAACGAGGAGCTCATTCAAGAATTGGCTATTATATTGTGTGAACTACAGAACTGGAACATTCACAGAAGCAACCAATCATCTCATGCCACGCGCGATAGAAAATAATGTAACATGCAACTCCACCAATACAAACAGAAAATAGAAATAATGCGAGAGACACAGCAATTTTTACAGCAATTAAATTAGTAAGTTTGTACTcgtttttatttgaatttgcttttgatattatttctttttatctatcattaaaaatttataactcCTGATTTACTGCgtaattatattttatggaTATTTGACATTTTGACCGACATGATTTTTTGATGAACATTTTGACCGACATGATATTTCACCATCAGAAGCCAAACCTTATCAATATATAGTAATAAAAAGTaacatgaaaatattaattttgttattaaatgatttgtttttattggtttaGAATATATAACCTGAATTATATCATCAGATAATGACTAATAATTTTTCTGATAGAGCAAGAGTTTCAAACTTCAGCCCTAGATAACTCAGCTATAAGTACTATCAATGCCCCACTAGGGCCACTACGTACGTACTACCTCCATAACTCTCAACCAATCCCCTCTTTACAGCctctcctctttctttcttcctatCACAGACAGACATACATATAAAAAAGTTCAAGCAGAGATAAAAGAACAACCAcagagatatatatatttgagtgTTACATGGATGAAAAATGGAAGCTATCAAAGAAGGAAGGTGCAACTAGCAGCCATTCCTTAACATCTTCAAAGTCACTATTTGCAAGAAGTTCTTCAACAAAGAgcgcttcttcttcttcttcttctaaatctCCATTCACAAGAAGCTCTTCAACAAAGAGCACTTCGTCAAAGTCTCCTCTACTGAGAAGTTTTTCCCAGAAAAGCTCTACTTCAAAGTGCCCTCTTCCCCGGAGCTGCTCACAGAAGAGTTCTTCCATTAGCAGCAAATGTAGTAGCTTAGCAAAGGAACAGAAAGCCAGGTTTTACATCATGAGGCGCTGTGTTGCCATGCTTGTTTGTTGGCACAAGCATGGCGATTCttgatatatattatatatcacATAGATTTGAGTATGTACTCTCTCTTTTGTTGCTCTTGCCTTCTTTATTCGAGATGGGTCTTTGGGTTTTCTTCCAAAACTCATATAAATTTTCTTACCATCCGATCAAGAAGAGATTGGtgttatattttcttgtttttcatctTAATTTTAGATTCAGTCAGTTTGTAATTACTATTGAGGTGAGCTACAAGTTTTACACATTATAAGAAGTAATCAACATATGAAACAGATTAATTTTAACTTATTCAATTTATACTAGCAAGAGTTCTAATTCTTGATtgatgcgtgtgtgtgtgtgtttttttttcttttttggacatTTAACTCAGATCtcaatatttctttatataGAAACGCTTGCGTTCTCTGATAATTTCTTTTTCCCACTTAGATTGGTGCTAGGTTCTAAATTTCATGATATCTTTCattctgttcttttttttctttttctttttttcttgtcttgATATGAGAGAGATTCGCTTCGGCTGTTGGAATAGCCAATATAAAAAGACACTATTTGTATTTGGATCTGCATTGGAAATGCAAGCCACCTTTCTCCCTTTGAGAAAAAGTGCTGTGAGTGTGGATTCTAACTAAGTTTAGTCATTCCTTGAAATTGAACCTTcagtttaattattaattaatggGGTTTCCGGATTTCGATGTACTCATTTGGATGTTACACTGATATGAAACAGAATTAACACATCGTTTTTAATGGGTTCCAGAGTCCAGACAATAGATGAATTATATCAAAATTTGGCTTAAATCGGTAAAACAGTGACTTATAATCTTCTTGGCTGCCTTAATACTTTTCTATTGTTTCATGTCTCTTCTTAGAACCCCCACATCCTATATACTGATGTTAACTTAAGGGGTTGGTTTTGTGGTTTTTAGGCCTCGTTTGATTCATGAGATTGAGTTCAAGTCTTCTAGTTAACTTAATTTATTGGAGCGGCACCCTCAAGAGATTCATTCGTCATTATTGCGTGTAAGATGTAGAATTACAATCACCTAGGGATTTTAAGAGCACTAAAAGAGTTAAATCTCAAACACCCACGTTAATTAACAAAGATTTGGCTTGCATTTGATGTTATGGTGCATTGGACACGACAAAAGGTAGACATGTGTCCAAAACTAACTACGTATACCTGTCCAATATGTTGGAGGAGTGGGCAGAAGCTTTGCCCCGTTGGCAAAATTACAAGACAGCTTTGACAAATCAAGAGCTCGAGGACAAAATGCAATGAGCAAGGCTCCTGGGCCATGACATGTACACATACATATTTGAGAGACAGagatttcaaaaaagaatattactattatttagGCTCCAACAGAAGCTTTTGAAATCCTGGGTGGTACAAAACCTCCTcctacttttttcttcttatttttcttattttttgccaTTTTCTGTGGAGAACTACTATAGAACACATTTGATTAATGCCAATGGGTGTTTGGCTACTCTTTGAGAGACAAAATATTGCAAAACACGACCAAAATAAGTTAcagaaagaagggaaaaaaaaattgtaatgacAACATTCATCACACAAAAAGGGGACAATCAACACTTGGGAAGATCTGATGGTGGAGGAGGCAGCTTCTGATTAGGGAGCTTCCCATCCTGGACAACCCATGCCATCCTTAAACCCCAGCTCAGATGGACATCGAAGTGGCAATGCATTAGCCAGACACCTGTGCAGTCATCATCAATCATAATCATCAGACTTTTTTCTGAGAACATCCTATATTTGTGCGGTTACTAGCTAGTGTGTATGACATTATTCAGCTAGAGAGTAATACGAAAATACCACAAATATATAGTAATTGAAAACTTTTAGTTTTCATACAATTTAATttgcccaaaaaataaaaacatttgttAGTGTTCCAAATTTAAATACGATCTAGATGGGGGCAAAAAACCACGTACTTTTGCATCCTTACCTAATGGTTGGTTAGTGCTGTAAAGTATTAAGTATACCAAACTTGAAATTAAGCAAAACTTTCGGAAAGTGGAAGCTATAGAATTAGACAACATTATAGTCTTTTTTGCTGCATTAGTTAATATATATGTATCACTCACCTGGATTGTCAGCCAGGAATCTAATTGCAACCCAACCACCAGCTGGCACACCAACAGTGTTCCTTTCAACTGGGTCAACAAGGTTATATTTGGCTGGGTCCTTGTTAGAGTCA
This region includes:
- the LOC142608282 gene encoding small polypeptide DEVIL 13, translating into MDEKWKLSKKEGATSSHSLTSSKSLFARSSSTKSASSSSSSKSPFTRSSSTKSTSSKSPLLRSFSQKSSTSKCPLPRSCSQKSSSISSKCSSLAKEQKARFYIMRRCVAMLVCWHKHGDS